The Niallia circulans nucleotide sequence CTGTGCCGGTTCCCGTGTGTTTATTCAGAAAAAGCATTTTGATAATGTCGTTGCTGATATGGCATCACATGCAAAGAATATTCAACAAGGAGCAGGTATTCATGCAGATACAGAAATTGGCCCATTAGTTTCTGTTGAACAGCAAAATCGAGTACTTGGCTATATTGAAAAAGGCCTAAACGAAGGTGCACAGCTTGTAGTCGGCGGTACTAAGCCACAAGAGCAAGGCTACTTCGTTTCCCCTACGATATTCGCTGATGTGCGCGATGAAATGACAATTGCGAAGGAAGAAATCTTCGGCCCGGTTATTTCAGCAATGCCGTATGACGATTTGGATGAATTGATTAGCCGTGCTAACAGCAGTGAGTATGGCTTAGCAGCAGGAGTATGGACGCAGAATGTTGGCAAAGCCCATTATATTGCGAGTAAGCTCCGTGCCGGCACTGTTTGGGTGAATTGTTATAATACGTTTGATGCTGCTTCTCCGTTTGGAGGATATAAGCAATCTGGTATTGGGCGTGAGATGGGGTCTTACGCTTTGGAGAATTATACGGAGGTTAAGAGTGTTTGGGTTGGGTTAGAGTAGGGTGTATTAATTAAATGTTTAGAAGGTGCTGGGTTCCAGTACCTTCTTTTTGTATTCTCAAATAATAATGAAAGTGAGATGGACATTTCTAACAGTATTAAGAAAAAGAAGTAGCTTTTGAATAGGAACTCTCCCTTTAATTATGACAATTCTAGAAATCTAAATACTATCTATTTTTCTTTAGATTCTTCTTCCTCTTTGTTAATTTTATTCAACATGATACATGCTGATGCTGTAATGGCAAGAGGAATGATGGCTTGATAAACATTTGATAAATCATCTTTAATAGCGTAAATTACTAATGCTAGGATGGAGACAATGATATATAGAACTATTATAATTGTATTCATTACAAACTTATGCTTATTTTTCATAATTTGTCCTTTTCTAATAATATCTCCAACGCCAATTTATTTCTCCCTCTAGATAAACAGCAGGAATCTCAATTCCGTCATTATTCCTTGGTTATCTGCAATAAACCTTCTCCTTTTTATAAGATAGCCAAGCTATCTCTTCCAATAAAAATCCACCCTAACACATGGTTAGAGTGATTTCCTTTAATAATGCTTAAACATATTTTCTAAATATACATAGACAAGAACCCCTTACTTGTCTTCTTGTTCTTTGTAAGCTAGGGCAATATCTACAATTTCTTCTGGTGTTAATTCTTTATCATTCCAGAAAATTAAATCACTTGGTGCTGGGTATGGTACATTCTTTTCAAGAATATCAAGATACTCACTTACCTCTTCGTCAGAAAGCAGGGGGTTTATTATCTTATTTACTAATTGAACTAATTCTTCTTTTGACATTTTATTTTTCATGTTATCCACCATCCTTAATTAATTCCCTTTCTTCCCAAAGTGATATGCAGGATCCAGAATAATTTGATGCATTCTAGGAGAAGTAATCATTAAATTATCTAAATTATACACTTCTCCACCTTTATCAATTGGTTGTTTATGGTGCAGGATATATGATTTATGCTTAACGTAATGTTCAGCTTTTGGAGCAATAGGAGCATTTCCTACGGCCATTCTTGCAACGTTTCTTGGATTGAATTCACTTGCAAAACTGGAATTAGCAACAGATATCCAAAATTCTTTTCGAAAATCATCAAATGTATTAAATTCTTTCCCAATTAATAGATTTCTAACTTCTTTCGGTATAACTCCAATAGAAGCTTGATTATACATTAATTTAGTTTGATCTTCTAAAGCTTTGTCAAAATTAAAACTCTCGTTTACAACTCCTGGTCTATATCTGGCATTTCCTCCATTACCACCAGATAACATACTAAATAGCTCTTCTTTGTCTCTGCTTTCAGGTTTTGTCATACTATTTATCATTCCTGAATCAGCATTAACACGTACTACACCACTATCTGCGACTAGTCGATTATATGGATTGATATTGTTTGTAACATCATCAGCCCATGCCCAAGTAATATCCAACCCTTGCTTGCCGAGTTGTACCGTTTTATTAACAGCCTCTTGGCTTAGTCTATCTGCTTCCTTCATCATTCCTGGCAGATTCGGTACGAAAGGTAAACCTGCAAATATTCCTTGAGATAAACTAGCATGGCGTTGCTCATCTGTTAATTCGTTGCCTAGCATATCTTTTCCTGTTAGATATTCAGATAATCCATTTGCAGCTATCAGTCCATAGATACCCATTTCTGTTTTTTTCCCAAAGTAGAAAAGGAGCGAACATTCTTATAAGCACTCATTGCATGTTCAGCTGCATTAATACCTTTTGTAGCGGAGTAAATACCTTTACCACCTTTAACAGCTCTTCCAGCCCAACCTACAATAGGAATAAATCCGGCTAATGCCATGGCTCCTGCAGTCACTCTTTGAGTATTAGAAGCTTTTTCCCAGTTACAGGATCTATTCCTTCCGTTGCCCTCTTATAATCATAATAGCCACTGAATTCTCCTGCAAATGTTTTTGTGCCTTCCCAAAAATTTTTATACCATGGGCGATTCTCTATTTCTCTTGCTTCTTTTTCATCTTGTTTAAATGTCAAATAACTTAAAGTAACTTCTTCCGCTTCTGATTTCACTTGGTATGCCTCACTAGTATGAAAAGCCTCAGTGTTAAAATTAATAGGAGTAATGCTGTTTCCTTGCTTAGTCGCTTCTAACAAAGCACTAAACAACTGAATAACATAACTTTCTTCACCTTCAGAAGAAATATATTCCTCCTTTAGCTCTTTATCTAGTTCATCTATAGCATCGAGTGTTTTTATTTTTTTTTTATGTATATCTGCCATTTGATCATCGAACTTGGAGCGGGAGAATGAGTCTAGTGATATTAAATCATCTATTTCTCGAAAGATATTGTCTAAAGACTTCTTTTGCTCTGTAATCATCTCATCCGCTATTCTTTCCTTCTGGGAAAGATCATTTTCTAAGAAGTCTGTTTCAACCCTTGTATTGTCTCCTAAATCCTTATCTTGGAGCTTACCTGCAACTCCTTCAAAAAATGCAATTTGCCTGTCTGTGAGTCGCTGCCATGCTTCTACCACCTCAATCTGCCCTTGGTAAAAGCCTTTAATGGCTTCAGCACCTTTACCTTCAAAGTTGTCTAAATCAACTATTTCATTGAATGCTTTTCTTAGTTGATTAAATTGTTCTTGTAGATTTTTATAATGTTTTGCTCTGGTTTCCATGGAATCTTGTAAACTAGAAGAATCTAAAATTTTCATACTATCTCCTCTCCCTTTAAGGATTAGAAAATTCTCACATCTAATTTTACCACTTATTTGGAAATGACCCATCGAACTAATTACTTAAAATAAAAAGACACCTCACCCTAAGTTCAAATGTCTTTTGTGATATATGAAGTTAAATTCTTAGTACCACTCTCAATACCTTTCTCACTTTCAAAACCAGAAGCTATAACAGTTATTATTAAAAGTTCTCTCTATATCTACCTTCATCATCTAAATTCTCATCAATACCTAATTCTTCAAAATTAAATGTTTCTGTCTCCTCTGTACCTTCAAATTTTGTACTACTGAATGAAAAAGTGATTATCTTTTCCAATTTTTTCATCTCTCTAATAAAACCTTTTCGAGTTTGTCTTAATCTTAGTTTACAATATTCCTTCTTATTCCACTAAACTCCCTCAATAAACAAACGCTTATCTCTTAAATGCTCAGTTTTACACTGTATATGTGCGTTAACTCCTGGAATAAGTGTTAATCCTTCTTAAATTGATTAACTCACAAAGAAAAAAACCGTCTAACCATATATACCAGTGGTTTCGACGGTCTCCTAATTTATCGTATTAGAGGAAAAAAATTTGTTTATTTGCTTTGATTTGCTTTATCACTTGAGTTGATTATAAGAAATTAGTCTGTGTATATGCACTGCAAGGTAGGCCAATTCCTCGTTAGGAATTGTTTTTTCATATACTTGTTTAATGTATTCCTTAATTTTAAAAGCACCATCCATTGCTTGAGGATATAAACTAGCGATTTGCTTAAATAGTTCACTATCCTCTTCCTCTAGCATGCTATCAGCATAAATTCGTTCTACAAAGAATTTTATATGTGTAATAAAACGCGTATAATGTATGTTTTTCTCATCACTACTTATATTCAATGTATACCGAACTAGGTTTACTATACTCCCAATCATCTTGGCAGTCTTCATTGCATCTTTAGATTCTTGCTTTTCTCCTTGAGCATTTACTAGATGGAATGCTATGTTTGCAGCTTCTTCAATTGGGAGAACTATATTAAGTCTTTCATTCATTAATTGAAGCGCAAATTCTCCGATTTCGTATTCTTTAGCGTAATAATTTTTAATTTCCCAATAGACTCGGTTAGTAATATTAATATTTTTCATAAATCGCTCTACAGCGAAATGTATGTGATCCATTAATGTGAAATATATTCCAGAATTGAGCTTTGTGTTTAATTTTTTTTCTGCATAATCGACAATCTGCGTAGTGAGCTCTATAAATACAGGTGGCATGGAATCTAATAATCCAAGAAATTCTTTTACTTTAACATTTTCAACAGGTATAAATATTTGGTCAGCTTTGCTTTCTTCCACAATATTACCTGCTTTCTTACCATAACCGATTCCTTTACCCAAAAGAATATATTCTTTCTGTTGGTCATTTTCTACCAATACTATGCTTGAATTTAATACCTTTTTAACTTTAATCATTTTATTCCCCCCTAACCAATCAACATTAATTCATAAATTGAATTAACTACCAATCTTCCACAATAAAAATTACTCATTAGCTTATATTAAATAAATTATTGAAATTAAATATTGAACCTATTGTGGCTACCTATAAAAAGGGTCTGCATTAGCAAACCCTCTCTTGTTTAAATATTTTCACCATTTGTTTCAATAACTTGCTTGTACCAATCAAAAGATTTTTTCTTAATACGTTTCATTGTTCCAGTACCATCATCTTGTTTATCTACATATATAAATCCGTAACGCTTCTTCATTTCTCCAGTACCGAGTGAAACAGAATCAATACATGCCCAGCTTGTATACGCAATTAGAGGAACACCTTCATCAATAGCTTGTTTCATTTCTCTAATGTGACTTTGGAAGTAATCAATGCGATAATCATCATGAATTTCTTCATTCTCATCAAGTTCATCCGAAGCTCCCAACCCATTTTCTACAATCATTAATGGAACTTGATATCTGTCATTCAAAGTATGTAGTGTGTATCGCAAACCAATTGGATCTATTTGCCACTTCCACTCACTTTCTACTAAATAAGGATTTTTTACACCACCAAGTAGATTACCACCTGTTTGTTCTTGATTTGGATCAGCACTAACGCACACAGACATATAATAACTAAATGAGCAATAATCTACTGTATTTTCTTTGAGTAATACATCATCTCCAGCTTCTTTATTAATCACAATTCCTTCTTGTCTAAAATAATGATTTGCATAAGATGGGTAATATCCCCTATGAAGTACATCTGCACAATAATAAACTTTCATTTGCATTTCTCTAGTTGCTAGAATAATATCCGCTGGATTGCATGTTAATGGATAAAATGTTAAATGCGTTATCATGGAACCAAATTGGAAATCAGGGTTTATCTCTCTTCCTTTTTTTACAACAAGTGCATTTGCGACAAATTGATGATGTAAAGCTTGGAAGCGTAATTGTGCATTATCTTTTGTTAAATTAATCAGTTCTCCAGTCTCATCATATATAATTCCGCCGGCTTGATATGCCTTTTGGGAAAGAGTTAAACAATTCATTTCATTAAATGGAATCCAATACTTCACGCTATTTTTATATCGATTAAATAATACCTCTGCATAGCGAACATAATGGTCAATCATTTCTCTACTTGCCCAACCATTTATTGTTTTTGAAAGATGGAAAGGAAATTCGTAATGAGCAATGGTCACAAGTGGTTCAATATCATATTTCTGTAACTCCTCAAATACACTATCATAAAATTTCAATCCCTCTTCATTTGGCTCTAACTCGTCTCCATTAGGAAAAATACGAGTCCAATTTATTGATAGTCGGAACATTTTTATACCTAGATCAGCTAACAATCTAATATCATCCTTATAATGGTGGTAAAAATCAATCGCTTCGTGTGTTGGGTACCGTTCACCAGGCTCTAACTCAAGTGTTATACGTCTCTTTTGATGAAGTGATCCACCTGTATACATATCTAAAGTGCTTACACCTTTACCATCTTCCTGCCAAGCACCTTCAATTTGATTGGCTGCTGTAGCTCCACCCCAATAAAAACCCTTTGGAAATCCCTTATTCATAATAACCATCTCCTTCTATTAGTTTCCTAACGCTGATATATACATCAATGTGTCTTTAGGACCAACCTGCTTTATATCTGCAACCCTGACGGTGTAGTTTTCCTTACTTGTAACTACTGCAATAGTTACTGGATCAAATTCTTCTTTAATTTTTTCAAGATCAAATTTCAATAATAAATCACCAGTCTTTACTTCATCTCCAACTTTGACTTGAGGTTCAAAATATTTCCCTGCCAACTGGACAGTATTAAGGCCCACATGGAATAAAATCTGAGCACCATGATCAGTAGTCAATCCTAATGCATGGTTCGTTTCAAAAATCATTTCGATTTTACCATCGGTAGGGGCATATAGTTCACCTTTTGAAGGAATAATTGCAATTCCATCACCCATAACCTTTGAAGAAAAAACATCATCATTTACATCAGATAAATTAATCATTTGTCCAACCAATGGACTTTTAAACTCGCTTTCTAGTTTTGAGAGATTCATTGTCATTTGATCTTGTTGTTCTTCTGCTAGCTTTTTATCTACACTTTTATCTTTCCCTAATAAAAATGCGGCAACAAATGCCACTCCGAACGAAATAACCAAGCCGATAATAGCATTGATAATATTGTTTGGCAATTCTTCCGAAATAAACATTGATAAGCTTGCTAATCCTGGTCCAACTAGAACGAAAGCCTGTAAACCAGCTATACCAATAAAGGTACCGCCAACAAAGGAACCAATCATAACACTGCTCAGAACCTTCTTATTTTGGATTGTTACCCCGTATAATGCAGGCTCTGTAATTCCAAAAAGAGCAGAGATACCAGCAGAAATGGCTGTTGATTTCAACACTTTATCTTTTGTTCTTATTGCTACCGCAAAACAAGCACCACTCTCTGCAAGATTATGTGCAAGTGATGCAGGCAGATAAAGGATTTCCTTTCCTAGTTCACTCATTGTTGTTACTGCATATGGAACCATCGCTTTATGCATACCTGTTGCGACCATTAGTGGCAATACAGTTGCCAATAACGCTACTGCGATCCAGCCTACTTTGTCAAAAATAGCAAGAATGACTGCAGATAACCCCTGCCCGAATGTAAAACCAATTGGTCCCAAAACTAGTAAAGCAATTGGAACAGTAATCAATAGTGAAATCATCGGAACAAAAAAGATTCTAATCGGTTTGGGAGAAATTTTTGTAAATAGCTTTTCTACCTGTGCATAAAATAAAATCGTTAAAATCGCTGGGAACACTTGATAAGCGTATGCAATATTCTCTATATTAAAACTGAAAAGTTGAGCCCCTTCTCCGATCATTGCTGCCATATTCGGTAATACAAGTGCTCCTACTGCTGAAAGAGCAACAAGCGAATTGACTTTTAGTTTATTAGCCGTTGTAACGGCAACCAGTAAAGGTAAAAAATATAACGGTGCATCTCCAATCATGTTTAATATCTGATAGGTCTGCCCTGCTGTGTCCATTAACCCCATCACTGACAGTAATAACAATAGTGACTTTAAGATTCCACCACCAGCTATCGCAGGAACTAGTGGCTGAAAAATACCAACAACAAAATCAAGGATAACGCTTCCAATTTTTTGCTTTTGTTTCGGTGTATTTTCAGAATTGAAATTGGTAGTTCCTTCATTTGGTACTAAGAGTTTTTTTACTTCGTCATATACTTCAACTACTTCATTACCTATGACAACTTGGCATTGAGCGTTCATTTTAACTGCCATAACACCTGGAATACTTTTTAACTGATCTACGTTTGCTTTACTATTATCATTTAAGGAAAAACGTAATCTTGTTGAACAATGCTCAAGATGGGAAACGTTTTCATTTCCGCCGACATACTTTAACACCTCTGCTGCTGTTTGTTTATAGCTCATCCTGTATACTCCTTTTTAATAATATTGGAAATGTCGCTGGATGAAGACAAAAAAAGGCAGGACCTAAAATAACAAATACGTAAAGTATTATTTGTTATTTATAGATCCTGCCTGCATTACCAGTCACATGTCCAATTTGTTTATTTAATTATTTATAGTATATACTTCCTTTTTGAAAGCGTCAACTTTTTTTTATTTTATATTCCCGAAAAGCATCAACAATCAACTGATGATCCTCAACATGATCTAATCCACTAACTATAAAACTACCAACTATCTCATCTTTAACAATGATTGGAAAGCCTCCACCGCAAATTACGATAGTTTCATCATCTTTGTATTGCTCGTAGGTACCATTTTCTTCATTTTCTAAGAAGATGTAGTATCCGCTATGTTGGAATCTTTCAATAGTATTCTGTTTTCTGTTTAACCAAATATCACCTTTTTTGCCTGTCATCAGATACTGAAATGCTATCTCGCCGTTTAAAACAGCTCTTATTCTTATATTTTTTAAATTGTCTTTCTTTATTCTATTTACGATACTTAAGGCTATATTATAAGCATCTTCATTACTGAAAGAATCAAAAGATAATTCCTTTTCTAACTGCAGTACTTCATCTTTCAACATATTCTTTCCTCCAATTTATAAGATAAAAGATCCTTCCGGGTCCCTTTTCCTTAAGTTTTATCCATTAGTTATAACGTAAGAAAGGGTCTCAGACTTATTTAGAAATGATGCAATTTAGATAAATATGCAAAAAGATCGCCGCAGCAATCCCCCTGTTATTAAAACAGCATATATCTATTAATAGTGCTGGGATTTATTGTTTGTTTTTTTACCAAAGATAGAAACTATTGCAGCAAGCAGGATTGGAATACCCATCATTATGTATGCAGCTCCCTCAAATCCTCTGATAAAGATATAACCAAAGAGAAATAAAGTGAGTCCAACCAAAACGCCAATATAGCCAGGGATTAGTGCAATATTAGGCTTGTCATTCTTTCTGATAAAAAGAGCTATTAGGTAAATAATGAGACCTACTGCAATACCTATATATAAAGGTATGAAAAACATTTGGTACCCCCTATAATATAAACTGGTGTATAGAAATTTTTTCCACCACTTTAGAATACCACTTACATTTCATTTCTTCAATTTTCTTTTTTAATACCTCCTAGTCTTGTATATTATGTTCAGTATATAAAAAAACTGTAGATGAAACACTCTTTTATGAGTGTCCTATCTACAGGTACCAGTTTACAACACGTTGCCAGATAACCTTTCTTAGGATACACAAACATTCCTTTGAAGTACCTATTAGAAAGATGTATATATCAGCCCTACTCACGAATAAATCATTCTAGCTTTCAAGATAAATTCATTAAAATTTCTCGAAGCACTTAGCTCAGTTGCTTGATTCTCGCGGATAATATCGACAAGAAAATCATAAATACCCATTGCTTCCTCGTAGTCTTCTTTACTGATGGCGAGGAGAAAGATTAATTGCGCCTTCTGTCCGTTTCCCCAATCAAGCGGTTCTTCTGTTAGTGCAATGCCAATCTGTGTTCGCTTAGAAAGTAGATTTAAAGGATGTGGAACAGCAACTCCTTCTCCCATTACCGTTGAGCCCATTTCCTCCCTTTTTAAAATAGCTTCAAGGAAATCCTCTTCATTATCAATTACTGCTTCTAACGCCATAGCATGCGTCAGTGCTTTAATTGCCTCGTCTTTATGTTTAAAAGACTTCTTGATAAATAGTTTAGGTGAAAAATAATTCAGTAAAAGATCTGTAGTATGACTTAGCTCTTTCGTGATTTTTTTATCCAAATCAATAATTTGCCTTCTTGATGGCAAAGTCTCTATTTTAAAAATTGGTTTATTCTTCTCCTCAATATCAATCGTCGTAATCACAACGTCTTCTTCAACATATGGTAATGTGCTGTACCTCTGTGCAGAAATTGTTTTTGTTATAAATAAATCTGGAATCGTTTGTTTAATAGCTGCTTCAATAATCCTTGCCGTTCCTATTCCAGACCCACAAACTATTAAACAGGAGTTGTGCCGTTCGTATTTAACCTGATAGTTTCTCTCCAAAGAAGCCCCTATATGTAAAGATAAATAGGCAATCTCCCCATGATTAACTTCATAATTCAACTCATTTTTAATAGATTTCACAGCATATAAAGTTATTTCATAGGCGAGCGGAAAATACTTTTTGATATGTTCTTCCATTGGATTTCTTACTCTAATATTGTTATTCACTCGAAACAACATCGAGTTAATATGACTCTGTAAATCACTTCTTAGCTGTTCATCCTTATTGAGGTCATAATAATAATTTTCATTAATTTTATCTAAAAATAATTGGGTGTACTCAATAACCACATTATTTAAATGCTGACTTTGCTCCACAACTGAAATAATTTTACTTCTGACTTGAATAAAAAGATAATCTTGCTCCGATTGTGGAATCTCTATTATAAAGACTTCTGATAATAATTGGATTAAGCTGTCCATTAATTCGGTGTATTGGCCCCACTTATCACGGCCATACTTAAGCTCCAGTATAAATTGATTCTGGATTCGATCTGCCATTATAAGAAGGTGAAAGATAAAGTTCTTTAAGTTTTCATCACTAAAATACAGATGAAAGGTACTGAATAAGTGTGGTAAC carries:
- a CDS encoding ribonuclease YeeF family protein, whose product is MKILDSSSLQDSMETRAKHYKNLQEQFNQLRKAFNEIVDLDNFEGKGAEAIKGFYQGQIEVVEAWQRLTDRQIAFFEGVAGKLQDKDLGDNTRVETDFLENDLSQKERIADEMITEQKKSLDNIFREIDDLISLDSFSRSKFDDQMADIHKKKIKTLDAIDELDKELKEEYISSEGEESYVIQLFSALLEATKQGNSITPINFNTEAFHTSEAYQVKSEAEEVTLSYLTFKQDEKEAREIENRPWYKNFWEGTKTFAGEFSGYYDYKRATEGIDPVTGKKLLILKE
- a CDS encoding heme-binding protein; this translates as MLKDEVLQLEKELSFDSFSNEDAYNIALSIVNRIKKDNLKNIRIRAVLNGEIAFQYLMTGKKGDIWLNRKQNTIERFQHSGYYIFLENEENGTYEQYKDDETIVICGGGFPIIVKDEIVGSFIVSGLDHVEDHQLIVDAFREYKIKKS
- a CDS encoding beta-glucoside-specific PTS transporter subunit IIABC encodes the protein MSYKQTAAEVLKYVGGNENVSHLEHCSTRLRFSLNDNSKANVDQLKSIPGVMAVKMNAQCQVVIGNEVVEVYDEVKKLLVPNEGTTNFNSENTPKQKQKIGSVILDFVVGIFQPLVPAIAGGGILKSLLLLLSVMGLMDTAGQTYQILNMIGDAPLYFLPLLVAVTTANKLKVNSLVALSAVGALVLPNMAAMIGEGAQLFSFNIENIAYAYQVFPAILTILFYAQVEKLFTKISPKPIRIFFVPMISLLITVPIALLVLGPIGFTFGQGLSAVILAIFDKVGWIAVALLATVLPLMVATGMHKAMVPYAVTTMSELGKEILYLPASLAHNLAESGACFAVAIRTKDKVLKSTAISAGISALFGITEPALYGVTIQNKKVLSSVMIGSFVGGTFIGIAGLQAFVLVGPGLASLSMFISEELPNNIINAIIGLVISFGVAFVAAFLLGKDKSVDKKLAEEQQDQMTMNLSKLESEFKSPLVGQMINLSDVNDDVFSSKVMGDGIAIIPSKGELYAPTDGKIEMIFETNHALGLTTDHGAQILFHVGLNTVQLAGKYFEPQVKVGDEVKTGDLLLKFDLEKIKEEFDPVTIAVVTSKENYTVRVADIKQVGPKDTLMYISALGN
- a CDS encoding bacteriocin immunity protein — translated: MKNKMSKEELVQLVNKIINPLLSDEEVSEYLDILEKNVPYPAPSDLIFWNDKELTPEEIVDIALAYKEQEDK
- a CDS encoding BglG family transcription antiterminator; protein product: MFADNRKNKIFTLLEDNLCKFNGEKIGELLSISDRTVRKEIKVMNEVGKNHGFSIKNMRGKGFYIDVMDHHHFHEFKKSNVTSPVYFDINTKKGRIKQCIIILLNAHQFMTLEELAEKMYVGRTTLSQELKDIRNLLTSFNLSLQSKVGKGIFIEGSERNKRCALLSLIDETFDYAQIERYFGWKNQQHLLEALQKQLPHLFSTFHLYFSDENLKNFIFHLLIMADRIQNQFILELKYGRDKWGQYTELMDSLIQLLSEVFIIEIPQSEQDYLFIQVRSKIISVVEQSQHLNNVVIEYTQLFLDKINENYYYDLNKDEQLRSDLQSHINSMLFRVNNNIRVRNPMEEHIKKYFPLAYEITLYAVKSIKNELNYEVNHGEIAYLSLHIGASLERNYQVKYERHNSCLIVCGSGIGTARIIEAAIKQTIPDLFITKTISAQRYSTLPYVEEDVVITTIDIEEKNKPIFKIETLPSRRQIIDLDKKITKELSHTTDLLLNYFSPKLFIKKSFKHKDEAIKALTHAMALEAVIDNEEDFLEAILKREEMGSTVMGEGVAVPHPLNLLSKRTQIGIALTEEPLDWGNGQKAQLIFLLAISKEDYEEAMGIYDFLVDIIRENQATELSASRNFNEFILKARMIYS
- a CDS encoding glycoside hydrolase family 1 protein, which encodes MNKGFPKGFYWGGATAANQIEGAWQEDGKGVSTLDMYTGGSLHQKRRITLELEPGERYPTHEAIDFYHHYKDDIRLLADLGIKMFRLSINWTRIFPNGDELEPNEEGLKFYDSVFEELQKYDIEPLVTIAHYEFPFHLSKTINGWASREMIDHYVRYAEVLFNRYKNSVKYWIPFNEMNCLTLSQKAYQAGGIIYDETGELINLTKDNAQLRFQALHHQFVANALVVKKGREINPDFQFGSMITHLTFYPLTCNPADIILATREMQMKVYYCADVLHRGYYPSYANHYFRQEGIVINKEAGDDVLLKENTVDYCSFSYYMSVCVSADPNQEQTGGNLLGGVKNPYLVESEWKWQIDPIGLRYTLHTLNDRYQVPLMIVENGLGASDELDENEEIHDDYRIDYFQSHIREMKQAIDEGVPLIAYTSWACIDSVSLGTGEMKKRYGFIYVDKQDDGTGTMKRIKKKSFDWYKQVIETNGENI
- a CDS encoding PRD domain-containing protein, which translates into the protein MIKVKKVLNSSIVLVENDQQKEYILLGKGIGYGKKAGNIVEESKADQIFIPVENVKVKEFLGLLDSMPPVFIELTTQIVDYAEKKLNTKLNSGIYFTLMDHIHFAVERFMKNINITNRVYWEIKNYYAKEYEIGEFALQLMNERLNIVLPIEEAANIAFHLVNAQGEKQESKDAMKTAKMIGSIVNLVRYTLNISSDEKNIHYTRFITHIKFFVERIYADSMLEEEDSELFKQIASLYPQAMDGAFKIKEYIKQVYEKTIPNEELAYLAVHIHRLISYNQLK